In Nitrospira sp., one genomic interval encodes:
- the gltB gene encoding glutamate synthase large subunit — MNVPGLPLKQGLYDPQHEKDSCGVGFVVDIKGQRSHQIVQQGLQVLERLTHRGAQGCDPCTGDGAGILLQVPHEFFKRVVKDSGIKLPGAGEYGVGMVFLPPDADARAQCETVFARVIKDEGAKLLGWRDVPVKSDAIGPVARSTEPFMRQVFIARGIFTEDEFERRLYVIRKSVERAVRESAIEGREYFYIPSLSSSTIVYKGLLLPHQIPQYYQDLTDSSLTSALALVHSRFSTNTFPTWPLAHPYRYICHNGEINTLKGNVNWMRARQGRLNSELFGEDMTKLFPIVYESQSDSASLDNALEFLVLGGRSLPHAMMMLIPEPWVANPQMDLDRRGFYEYHAAMQEPWDGPAAVCFTDGKLIGATLDRNGLRPCRYQVTTDGLVVLASEAGVLPMDPQKIRQKGRLMPGRMFLVDTVQGRIIDDEEVKADIVRRKPYRSWVTEHRISLDELPEPINVPQPDHPTIRQRQQAFGYTVEELKMVITPMVVDGQEAISSMGTDTPLAVLSDRPQLLFKYFKQLFAQVTNPPIDPIREELVMSLTTSIGPKPNLMDENPESCRRIRVKQPILTNADLQKIRELADPHFKSKTLKMLFRVAEGPEGLGAAVDDLCKQASQAIREGYKFLILSDRGVNEDYAPIPSLLGVAAVHHHLVRECTRTEVGLTVETGEPRDVHHFACLIGYGAGTVNPYLVFESLVDLERDGYLPEGLDAQTAEGKYIKAINKGLLKIFSKMGISTVQSYCGAQIFEAIGLNRELIDRYFTGTPSRVEGISIREIGEESLRRHRVAYEPVPIRQLDFGGEIHYRIQGEHHNWNPDTIYKLQHATRNNDPKTFAEFSQLVNDESKRRSNLRGLLDFKYLPEPIPLEEVEPAREIVKRFTTGAMSFGSISREAHETLAVAMNRLGAKSNTGEGGEDPERFTPLPNGDSRNSYIKQVASARFGVTSHYLVNAKELQIKMAQGAKPGEGGQLPGHKVDENIARLRYSTPGVQLISPPPHHDIYSIEDLAQLIFDLKNANADAAVSVKLVSEVGVGTVAAGVAKAHADKVLISGDSGGTGASPLSSIKYAGIPWELGLAETHQTLVLNDLRGRIRVETDGQMKTGRDVAIAALLGAEEYGFATAPLIVEGCIMMRKCHLNTCPVGIATQDPVLRKKFTGQPDHVVNFFFFVAEELRQIMAKLGFRTVNEMVGRVDKLKVQKAVDHWKAKGLDLAPLLAMPDVGPDVARYCVQKQDHGIADILDRTLIERCAPAIERGEKVSLELPIRNLNRTAGTMLSSRIAKKYGLEGLPADTITIKFNGSAGQSFGAFLSRGITLILEGESNDYIGKGLSGGKIIVFPPKQSLFTPEETILVGNTSLYGGTQGEAYFYGMAGERFAVRNSGVRAVVEGTGDHGCEYMTGGVVVVLGRTGRNFAAGMSGGVAFVLNELDKFQSRCNLGMVELEQVASEDDKKLLHDMITSHFLYTGSRNAKRILDAWEVMLPKFVKVMPIDYKRVLAERKAAAAKSAK, encoded by the coding sequence ATGAACGTACCAGGACTCCCTCTCAAGCAAGGGCTCTATGATCCGCAGCACGAGAAAGATTCGTGCGGCGTCGGGTTCGTCGTCGATATCAAGGGGCAGCGGTCGCATCAGATCGTCCAGCAAGGGCTGCAGGTCCTCGAACGTCTGACTCACCGTGGGGCGCAAGGCTGCGACCCCTGCACCGGTGACGGCGCCGGCATTTTGCTGCAGGTGCCCCACGAGTTCTTCAAGCGCGTCGTGAAGGACAGCGGGATCAAGCTTCCCGGCGCGGGCGAATATGGCGTGGGCATGGTGTTCTTGCCGCCCGATGCCGATGCGCGCGCTCAATGCGAGACCGTGTTTGCTCGTGTCATCAAGGACGAAGGGGCGAAACTGCTCGGTTGGCGCGATGTGCCGGTGAAGAGCGACGCCATCGGGCCGGTGGCGCGCTCCACCGAACCCTTCATGCGGCAGGTGTTCATCGCCCGCGGGATTTTTACGGAGGACGAGTTCGAACGGCGCCTCTACGTCATTCGCAAGTCGGTGGAACGGGCGGTGCGCGAATCCGCCATCGAAGGCCGGGAGTACTTCTACATTCCCAGCCTGTCCAGCAGCACGATTGTCTATAAGGGCCTGCTCCTCCCGCATCAGATTCCACAGTACTATCAGGACCTGACCGACAGCAGTCTGACCAGCGCCTTGGCGCTCGTTCACTCGCGGTTCAGCACGAATACGTTCCCGACCTGGCCGCTGGCCCATCCCTATCGCTACATTTGCCATAACGGTGAGATCAACACGCTCAAGGGCAATGTCAATTGGATGCGCGCTCGGCAAGGCCGGCTGAACTCCGAGCTGTTCGGCGAAGACATGACAAAGCTGTTCCCGATCGTCTACGAGAGCCAGAGCGATTCGGCCAGTTTGGATAACGCGCTGGAATTTTTGGTGCTCGGCGGCCGTTCCTTGCCGCACGCCATGATGATGTTGATTCCCGAGCCGTGGGTGGCCAACCCGCAGATGGACTTGGACCGCCGCGGTTTCTACGAATACCACGCTGCGATGCAGGAACCCTGGGACGGACCGGCGGCCGTCTGTTTCACCGACGGCAAGTTGATCGGCGCCACCCTGGATCGGAACGGGTTGCGACCCTGCCGGTACCAGGTCACCACCGACGGTTTGGTCGTGCTGGCCTCCGAAGCCGGCGTCTTGCCGATGGATCCGCAGAAGATCCGCCAGAAGGGCCGGTTGATGCCGGGCCGGATGTTTCTCGTGGACACCGTGCAGGGCCGCATCATCGACGACGAGGAAGTGAAAGCCGACATCGTGCGGCGTAAGCCCTACCGGTCGTGGGTCACCGAACACCGCATCTCGTTGGACGAATTGCCGGAACCGATCAACGTGCCGCAGCCGGACCATCCCACGATCCGGCAACGTCAACAGGCGTTCGGTTATACGGTCGAAGAACTCAAGATGGTCATCACGCCGATGGTGGTCGACGGGCAGGAAGCTATCTCCTCGATGGGAACGGATACGCCGCTGGCCGTGTTGTCCGATCGGCCGCAGCTGCTCTTCAAGTATTTCAAACAACTGTTCGCGCAGGTGACGAATCCGCCCATCGATCCGATCCGGGAAGAGCTGGTGATGTCGCTGACCACCAGCATCGGGCCGAAGCCCAATCTGATGGATGAGAACCCCGAGTCCTGCCGCCGCATCCGGGTCAAGCAGCCAATCTTGACGAATGCCGACCTGCAAAAGATCCGCGAGCTGGCCGACCCGCATTTCAAGAGCAAGACGTTGAAGATGTTGTTCCGGGTGGCCGAGGGGCCGGAAGGGCTGGGCGCCGCGGTGGACGACCTGTGCAAGCAGGCCTCGCAGGCGATCCGCGAAGGGTACAAGTTCCTCATTCTCAGCGACCGTGGGGTAAATGAAGACTATGCGCCCATTCCGAGCCTGCTCGGCGTGGCGGCGGTGCATCATCATCTGGTCCGGGAATGCACCAGAACCGAAGTCGGCCTCACGGTCGAAACCGGCGAACCGCGCGATGTGCATCACTTCGCCTGCCTCATCGGGTACGGCGCCGGCACGGTCAATCCCTACCTCGTGTTCGAATCGCTCGTCGACCTGGAGCGCGATGGGTACCTACCCGAAGGCCTCGACGCTCAGACGGCGGAGGGTAAATACATCAAGGCCATCAACAAGGGCCTGCTCAAAATCTTCTCGAAGATGGGCATTTCCACCGTGCAGTCCTATTGTGGCGCGCAGATTTTCGAGGCGATCGGCTTGAATCGTGAACTGATCGATCGGTATTTCACCGGCACGCCGTCCCGCGTGGAAGGCATCAGCATCCGCGAGATCGGCGAGGAGTCGTTGCGCCGTCACCGTGTGGCCTATGAGCCGGTGCCGATCCGGCAATTGGATTTCGGCGGAGAGATCCATTACCGCATCCAAGGCGAGCATCACAATTGGAACCCCGACACCATCTATAAACTGCAGCACGCGACGAGAAATAATGATCCTAAGACCTTTGCCGAGTTCTCTCAACTCGTGAACGATGAGAGCAAGCGGCGGTCGAATTTGCGCGGCCTGCTGGATTTCAAGTACCTGCCGGAGCCGATTCCATTGGAGGAGGTTGAGCCGGCTAGAGAGATCGTCAAGCGGTTCACCACCGGGGCCATGTCTTTCGGCTCGATCAGCAGGGAAGCGCACGAGACGCTGGCCGTCGCCATGAACCGGCTGGGCGCGAAGAGCAATACCGGTGAGGGCGGGGAGGACCCCGAGCGATTCACCCCGCTTCCGAACGGCGATTCCCGCAACAGCTACATCAAACAGGTCGCGTCCGCGCGATTCGGCGTCACGAGCCATTACCTCGTCAATGCCAAGGAACTGCAGATCAAGATGGCGCAGGGTGCCAAACCGGGCGAGGGCGGCCAGCTGCCGGGCCATAAGGTCGACGAAAACATCGCGCGGCTGCGGTATTCGACGCCTGGAGTGCAGCTGATTTCGCCGCCTCCGCACCACGACATCTATTCGATCGAAGACCTGGCACAGCTGATCTTCGATCTGAAGAACGCCAATGCCGATGCGGCCGTCTCCGTCAAGCTGGTCTCCGAAGTCGGCGTCGGGACCGTGGCGGCGGGTGTCGCCAAGGCCCATGCGGACAAGGTGCTCATCAGCGGGGATTCCGGCGGCACCGGCGCATCGCCTCTGTCGTCCATCAAGTATGCGGGTATTCCGTGGGAGTTGGGGTTGGCGGAAACGCACCAGACCCTCGTGCTCAATGACCTGCGCGGTCGCATCCGTGTCGAGACCGACGGCCAGATGAAAACCGGGCGTGATGTGGCCATCGCGGCCTTGCTCGGCGCGGAAGAGTACGGGTTTGCGACAGCGCCGCTCATCGTCGAAGGCTGCATCATGATGCGGAAGTGCCACCTGAACACCTGTCCGGTCGGCATCGCGACGCAGGATCCGGTGCTGCGCAAGAAGTTCACGGGGCAGCCCGATCATGTGGTGAACTTCTTCTTCTTCGTAGCCGAAGAGCTTCGCCAGATCATGGCCAAGCTCGGATTCCGCACGGTCAACGAGATGGTGGGCCGCGTGGATAAGCTCAAGGTGCAGAAGGCCGTCGACCATTGGAAGGCGAAGGGACTTGATCTTGCGCCGCTGCTCGCGATGCCCGATGTAGGGCCGGACGTGGCGCGCTATTGTGTGCAAAAGCAGGATCACGGCATCGCCGACATTCTGGACCGGACGTTGATCGAACGATGTGCGCCGGCTATCGAGCGGGGGGAGAAGGTGTCGCTCGAGCTGCCGATTCGCAATCTGAACCGCACCGCCGGGACCATGCTCTCCAGCCGGATTGCTAAGAAGTACGGTCTGGAAGGGCTGCCTGCCGACACCATCACGATCAAGTTCAACGGCTCGGCCGGACAGTCCTTCGGAGCCTTCCTCTCGCGCGGCATCACGCTCATTTTGGAAGGCGAGTCGAACGACTACATCGGTAAGGGACTGTCCGGTGGAAAGATCATCGTATTCCCGCCGAAACAGTCTCTCTTTACGCCGGAAGAAACCATTCTGGTCGGTAACACGTCGCTCTACGGCGGGACGCAAGGCGAAGCCTACTTCTACGGCATGGCCGGTGAGCGGTTCGCCGTGCGGAACAGCGGGGTGCGAGCCGTCGTCGAAGGCACCGGTGACCACGGCTGCGAATACATGACCGGCGGCGTGGTGGTGGTGTTGGGGCGAACCGGGCGAAACTTCGCGGCCGGCATGTCGGGCGGCGTGGCCTTCGTGCTCAATGAACTGGACAAGTTCCAGTCACGCTGCAACCTCGGTATGGTCGAGCTGGAGCAGGTTGCGAGCGAAGATGATAAGAAGCTACTGCACGACATGATCACCTCGCACTTCCTCTACACCGGCAGCCGGAATGCCAAGCGGATTCTGGATGCCTGGGAAGTCATGTTGCCGAAGTTCGTGAAAGTTATGCCGATCGATTACAAGCGTGTCTTGGCCGAGCGAAAGGCCGCCGCGGCCAAGAGTGCCAAATAA
- a CDS encoding glutamate synthase subunit beta yields the protein MGDPKGFLKYAREGPKRKPVELRILDWKEMYEPISEDKLKIQGARCMDCGVPFCQGNTGCPVVNLIPEWNDLVYRGRWKDALKALHTTNNFPEFTGRLCPAPCEGACVLGINSDPVSIRIIEWNIIDRGFNEGLVEPALPVRKTGKTVAIVGSGPAGLAAAQQLARAGHSVTVFEKADRIGGLLRYGIPDFKMEKWVIDRRLEQMKTEGVEFRTGVAVGTDITGEQLRRQFDAVGLTMGAELARDLPVPGRELKGIHFAMEYLTQQNKRTAGIPVTEEPITAKGKRVVIIGGGDTGSDCLGTAHRQGCSEAHQFELLPEPPPSRATSTPWPLWPMMLRTSHAHEEGCDRQWSVSTTKFTGHNGHVTKLHANRVQFENGKFVPVPNSDFELDADLVLLAMGFTGPVRNGLLDSLGVAYDARGCVTVDTDFMTNLDGVFAGGDTKRGASLIVWAIAEGRKMAAGINQYLEAGKSAKKSR from the coding sequence ATGGGTGATCCAAAGGGCTTTTTGAAATATGCCCGCGAGGGGCCGAAGCGGAAACCGGTCGAGCTGCGCATACTCGATTGGAAGGAAATGTACGAGCCCATCAGCGAGGATAAGCTCAAGATCCAGGGCGCGCGCTGCATGGATTGCGGCGTACCCTTTTGTCAGGGTAATACCGGCTGCCCTGTGGTGAACCTGATTCCCGAATGGAACGACCTCGTGTATCGGGGGCGCTGGAAAGACGCGCTCAAGGCCCTCCATACCACGAATAATTTTCCTGAATTCACCGGCCGCCTCTGCCCCGCTCCTTGCGAAGGAGCCTGTGTGTTGGGCATCAACAGTGATCCGGTCTCGATTCGCATCATTGAATGGAACATCATCGACCGCGGGTTCAATGAGGGGCTGGTCGAACCGGCCTTGCCCGTCAGGAAAACGGGAAAGACGGTGGCGATCGTGGGTTCTGGACCGGCGGGGTTGGCCGCTGCCCAACAGCTGGCGCGAGCCGGGCACAGCGTGACGGTCTTCGAAAAGGCAGATCGAATCGGTGGGCTGCTGCGTTACGGGATCCCGGACTTCAAGATGGAGAAGTGGGTCATCGACCGGCGTCTGGAACAGATGAAGACGGAAGGGGTCGAGTTCAGAACCGGCGTAGCCGTCGGCACGGATATCACCGGCGAACAGTTGCGCCGGCAATTCGACGCTGTCGGGCTGACCATGGGAGCCGAACTCGCCCGCGACCTGCCCGTGCCTGGGCGAGAGCTCAAGGGCATCCACTTCGCCATGGAGTACCTCACCCAGCAGAACAAGCGGACTGCAGGCATCCCCGTCACGGAAGAACCGATTACCGCCAAGGGCAAGCGGGTCGTCATCATCGGGGGCGGCGACACGGGGTCTGATTGCTTAGGGACAGCGCATCGACAGGGATGCAGCGAAGCGCACCAATTCGAACTGTTGCCCGAGCCTCCGCCGTCGCGCGCGACCTCCACGCCTTGGCCGCTGTGGCCCATGATGCTGCGCACGTCGCATGCTCATGAAGAAGGCTGCGACCGCCAGTGGAGCGTCTCCACCACCAAGTTCACCGGCCACAACGGTCATGTGACCAAGCTCCATGCCAACCGCGTGCAGTTCGAAAACGGCAAGTTCGTGCCGGTGCCCAACAGCGATTTCGAGTTGGATGCCGACCTCGTCCTCCTCGCCATGGGCTTCACCGGTCCCGTGCGCAACGGCCTCCTCGATAGCCTCGGAGTCGCCTATGATGCGCGCGGCTGCGTGACCGTCGATACCGACTTCATGACCAACCTCGACGGCGTCTTCGCCGGCGGCGACACCAAACGCGGCGCTTCGCTGATCGTGTGGGCCATCGCCGAAGGCCGCAAGATGGCGGCGGGGATCAATCAGTACCTCGAAGCGGGCAAGTCGGCGAAGAAAAGCCGCTGA
- a CDS encoding DUF5069 domain-containing protein has product MTQQTYPRSPKVFLGGIAHLARLIDKIRLRHAGKIQDYNYITVGFDKYLIDFLQIDPKAFEQRVLAGGSDDELLAWVKANGRTHSDNEIAQWSKGLLTGGPKDDAARQRYQGRLQEIATKRGVPVTALPPATTWVDAIELDEGRM; this is encoded by the coding sequence ATGACGCAACAAACCTATCCCCGCAGCCCCAAAGTCTTTCTTGGCGGCATCGCTCACCTGGCGCGGTTGATCGACAAGATTCGCCTGCGCCATGCGGGCAAGATTCAAGATTACAACTACATCACGGTCGGGTTCGATAAATATCTGATCGACTTTTTGCAGATCGATCCGAAGGCCTTCGAGCAGCGGGTGTTGGCGGGTGGAAGCGACGATGAGTTGTTGGCCTGGGTGAAGGCCAACGGCCGAACGCATTCCGATAACGAGATTGCGCAATGGTCGAAGGGGCTCCTAACCGGTGGGCCGAAGGACGACGCGGCACGGCAGCGGTATCAGGGGCGCCTGCAAGAAATCGCCACGAAGCGCGGCGTACCGGTGACCGCTCTGCCTCCGGCGACAACCTGGGTCGATGCGATCGAGTTGGATGAAGGGCGGATGTAG
- a CDS encoding FKBP-type peptidyl-prolyl cis-trans isomerase, translating to MIDHGTRLISLVVLCLSMSSSQLFAQTDQPSIENGAKVTLELTIRIPTEHLMIPSHRSEYTHGANELIPSLEQALAGMHAGEGKRVELAADQALGQYDAQKKMTVARAQLPSTASTSDIMTTSEGQPFTVVTLTPESAVIDFNHPLAGKAIVLDVRVIQVKPKA from the coding sequence ATGATTGACCACGGAACCCGACTCATCTCGTTGGTGGTGTTGTGCCTTTCGATGAGCAGTAGCCAGTTGTTCGCCCAAACCGATCAACCATCGATTGAAAATGGCGCCAAGGTCACGTTGGAACTAACCATCCGCATACCGACTGAACACCTGATGATCCCATCACATCGCAGCGAATATACCCACGGCGCCAACGAACTGATTCCGAGCCTAGAACAGGCGCTTGCCGGCATGCATGCCGGAGAGGGAAAGCGAGTTGAACTCGCTGCGGATCAGGCGCTTGGACAGTACGACGCACAGAAGAAAATGACCGTGGCGAGGGCTCAGCTCCCTTCGACCGCATCAACGAGCGACATCATGACCACCTCGGAAGGTCAGCCGTTCACCGTCGTCACCCTGACGCCCGAGTCGGCGGTCATTGACTTCAACCATCCGTTGGCTGGAAAAGCGATCGTCCTCGATGTCCGCGTCATCCAAGTCAAGCCGAAGGCGTGA
- a CDS encoding SUMF1/EgtB/PvdO family nonheme iron enzyme, which yields MTTRRPSLPPITVLYHAVLAALLTLWAWLLPDQADAVRATNPPPTPELAKHLTSIIKRAAPSPMVHIPEGPFLLGTIRVDDDPYGLWTQFDDTELPQHKVWLDAYDIDRYEVSLGEYLTYLQARKIHPSKDLQHLIWHVITVHSVTDETLSQWPALYVTWREADGLCRSYGKRLPTEAEWEKAARGPNGNLFPWGDAPPSAGLAMFGQHHVHEIPILAPVSSGDEGKSYYGVHHLAGNVAEWVNDWFGFDYYAYMPERNPPGPTSGRYKGLRGGSWKSKPQMLRTATRSGSPIDHRSATVGFRCAKSVSVEPR from the coding sequence GTGACGACGCGCCGCCCCTCACTCCCACCGATAACAGTCTTGTACCATGCCGTCCTCGCGGCCCTACTGACACTCTGGGCCTGGTTATTGCCTGACCAGGCCGACGCGGTGCGTGCGACAAATCCACCCCCGACACCGGAACTGGCCAAACACCTGACCTCGATCATCAAACGCGCAGCTCCCTCGCCGATGGTGCATATTCCCGAAGGCCCTTTTCTCTTGGGCACCATTCGCGTCGACGACGATCCCTATGGTCTCTGGACGCAGTTTGACGATACGGAATTGCCTCAACACAAGGTCTGGCTCGACGCCTACGACATCGACCGATATGAGGTCAGCCTTGGCGAGTACCTGACGTACCTGCAAGCCCGCAAGATCCATCCCTCGAAGGATCTGCAGCATTTGATCTGGCACGTCATCACCGTGCACTCCGTCACGGATGAGACCCTTTCGCAATGGCCGGCCTTGTATGTCACATGGAGGGAGGCTGACGGCCTCTGCCGTTCCTATGGCAAACGCCTGCCGACGGAGGCGGAGTGGGAAAAGGCCGCCCGCGGCCCCAACGGCAATCTCTTCCCGTGGGGAGACGCACCACCTAGCGCCGGCCTCGCCATGTTCGGACAGCACCACGTCCACGAGATTCCAATCCTCGCGCCGGTGAGCAGCGGTGACGAGGGTAAGAGTTACTATGGAGTGCACCATCTAGCGGGAAACGTCGCCGAATGGGTGAACGACTGGTTCGGCTTCGACTATTACGCCTATATGCCGGAGCGGAATCCGCCCGGACCGACCAGCGGCCGATACAAGGGGCTCCGCGGCGGCTCCTGGAAGAGCAAACCCCAGATGCTCCGCACCGCGACCAGAAGCGGGTCCCCCATCGATCATCGCTCGGCAACGGTGGGATTCCGTTGCGCCAAATCGGTCTCCGTCGAGCCACGGTAA
- a CDS encoding MBL fold metallo-hydrolase — MIRKTFAVPPLGCNCSIIGDPVTKQAIVVDPGGATDRILHEVRALGLTVVSILHTHAHFDHFLASGAMKAATGATLCLHPDDRPLWELLETQCRMFGVPYVPAPLPDYWLKDEEPVPVGDVQGVALHTPGHTPGSMCFHFPTAGLVLAGDTLFRGGIGRTDLWGGDFDAIEQSIRERLYTLDENTIVVTGHGAETEIGRERATNSFVRA; from the coding sequence ATGATTCGGAAAACATTCGCTGTTCCTCCTCTGGGGTGCAACTGTTCGATCATCGGTGATCCTGTCACGAAGCAGGCGATCGTGGTGGATCCCGGAGGGGCCACCGATCGTATCCTGCACGAAGTGCGGGCGTTGGGGCTCACGGTCGTCAGCATCCTGCATACGCATGCCCATTTCGACCACTTTCTGGCGTCCGGCGCCATGAAAGCGGCGACCGGGGCGACCCTCTGCCTCCATCCTGATGACCGACCGCTCTGGGAGTTGCTGGAAACGCAATGCCGAATGTTCGGTGTGCCCTATGTGCCGGCGCCGTTGCCCGATTACTGGTTGAAGGATGAGGAACCGGTACCCGTCGGTGACGTGCAAGGAGTGGCGCTCCATACCCCCGGACACACGCCCGGCTCGATGTGTTTTCACTTTCCGACTGCCGGTCTGGTGCTTGCCGGGGATACGTTGTTTCGCGGCGGAATCGGGCGAACTGATCTGTGGGGCGGCGATTTCGATGCGATCGAACAGTCCATCCGCGAGCGGCTGTACACCCTCGACGAAAATACCATCGTCGTGACCGGGCATGGGGCAGAGACGGAGATTGGCCGGGAACGGGCGACGAATTCGTTTGTACGGGCTTGA
- a CDS encoding bifunctional nuclease family protein — protein sequence MEVRAWWSMLPLFSLVVVISASVPRTWADEGGAVPQVAIGDVQVRLSDHGPVVLLSAEGKTIPIFVDHTVAASIQGALTGEKLPRPLSHDLMHTILDAFGGRVVKTVITLRAGTYYGALTVVVQGQEKVFDSRSSDSIALAIHFNAPILVNRDLLDAVGKPFPESKPQTL from the coding sequence ATGGAGGTGCGAGCGTGGTGGTCCATGCTTCCGTTATTCTCGTTGGTGGTGGTGATCTCGGCCTCGGTTCCCCGGACCTGGGCGGACGAGGGGGGCGCTGTCCCGCAAGTGGCCATCGGCGACGTGCAGGTCCGGTTGTCGGACCATGGCCCAGTGGTCCTGTTGTCCGCGGAAGGCAAGACGATTCCGATCTTCGTGGACCATACGGTGGCGGCCTCGATCCAAGGGGCCCTGACCGGTGAAAAATTACCCCGTCCGCTCTCCCATGATTTGATGCACACGATCCTCGACGCCTTCGGCGGCCGAGTGGTCAAAACGGTCATCACCCTGAGGGCCGGCACGTATTACGGGGCCTTGACGGTGGTGGTGCAAGGCCAGGAGAAAGTCTTCGATAGCCGCTCGTCCGACTCGATCGCGCTGGCTATCCACTTCAACGCTCCCATTCTGGTGAACCGGGATTTATTGGACGCCGTCGGGAAGCCCTTTCCTGAATCGAAACCGCAGACGCTGTAG
- a CDS encoding PilZ domain-containing protein — protein MMQNKRKHERVRVQFRSHFSMKGKMLAGDGDLTDLSPGGCRILSSVQVSAGSELELCIFPGDDANPILIDVATVRWCQPKEFGLAFTGIRAPAQRRLTDVWRKLAKPA, from the coding sequence ATGATGCAGAATAAACGAAAGCACGAACGGGTGCGGGTGCAGTTCCGCAGCCATTTTTCGATGAAGGGAAAAATGCTCGCTGGGGATGGAGACCTGACCGATCTGTCGCCAGGCGGCTGCCGGATTCTCAGTTCGGTCCAGGTATCGGCGGGCTCGGAACTGGAACTCTGCATCTTCCCGGGGGACGATGCGAATCCTATCTTGATCGACGTGGCCACTGTGCGGTGGTGTCAGCCCAAAGAGTTCGGCCTGGCCTTTACGGGCATCCGAGCCCCGGCGCAACGCCGCCTGACCGACGTATGGCGCAAGCTCGCCAAACCGGCTTGA
- the trpS gene encoding tryptophan--tRNA ligase, which translates to MITGRKRVLSGMQPSGLLHLGNWLGALDNWKALQEQYECFFFVADWHALSSNYADTSRIREFVRELLIDWLAAGIDPKRATVFVQSQVPDHAILHLLFSMIIPVSWLERNPTYKEKQEEIKERDLSTYGFLGYPVLQAADILIYKPDFVPVGKDQLPHLELTRELARRFNALYRPVFPEPQEHLTKFPKVAGTDGRKMSKSYGNTINLSDTESVVRQKLKTMITDPARVRRTDPGNPDVCPVYDFHKIFSPLPVIEQVNQDCRKAAIGCIDCKKLVADRIVERLAPMWEARAALTQNPAHLNEVVEDGRRRASAVASRTMEEVRDAMKM; encoded by the coding sequence ATGATCACGGGCCGCAAACGGGTACTCAGCGGAATGCAGCCGAGCGGGCTGCTCCATCTCGGCAACTGGTTGGGGGCGCTCGATAACTGGAAAGCGCTCCAGGAGCAATACGAGTGTTTTTTCTTCGTCGCCGACTGGCACGCGCTGTCGTCGAACTATGCCGACACCTCGCGCATCCGCGAGTTCGTGCGCGAGCTGTTGATCGATTGGCTGGCGGCGGGCATCGACCCCAAACGAGCCACCGTATTCGTCCAGTCGCAGGTGCCGGACCACGCGATTCTGCACCTGCTTTTTTCGATGATCATTCCGGTCTCCTGGCTCGAACGCAACCCGACCTACAAGGAAAAGCAAGAGGAGATCAAGGAACGAGACCTCAGCACCTATGGATTTCTAGGCTATCCCGTGCTGCAGGCGGCAGACATCCTGATCTACAAACCGGACTTCGTGCCCGTCGGCAAGGACCAACTGCCCCACCTGGAGCTTACGCGGGAACTCGCTCGCCGCTTCAACGCGCTCTACCGTCCTGTATTCCCCGAACCGCAGGAACACCTGACCAAGTTCCCCAAGGTCGCCGGCACCGACGGGCGGAAGATGAGCAAGAGCTATGGCAACACCATCAACCTGTCGGACACCGAATCGGTCGTGCGGCAGAAGCTCAAAACCATGATCACGGATCCGGCGCGCGTACGCCGGACGGACCCGGGCAACCCCGATGTCTGTCCGGTCTACGACTTTCACAAGATCTTTTCTCCGCTGCCGGTCATCGAGCAGGTGAATCAGGACTGCCGAAAGGCGGCGATCGGCTGTATCGACTGTAAGAAGCTGGTGGCGGACCGGATTGTGGAGAGGTTGGCGCCCATGTGGGAGGCTCGAGCGGCGCTCACACAGAATCCAGCGCACCTGAACGAGGTGGTGGAAGACGGCCGACGCCGGGCTTCCGCGGTCGCATCACGCACCATGGAAGAAGTACGCGACGCCATGAAGATGTGA